The candidate division WOR-3 bacterium genomic interval GGATTATAGACTCCGTAAATAATTAATCAGATCACAATAAATTCTCCTTGATTCAACTGTTCTTTTTTATTTAATCCGCACTATCTTCTTGATGATTGATTTATCTTTTAATTCGATTTTTAACAGATAAACACCCTTTGGCAAATTAGCAACTGGATAGAAGACTTCATGGGGGGAAATTCTACGATCCTTCACGATTCTCCCGCAGACATTATATAACGTGACTCTCAATGGTTTGGTAGATTTAAAACTTAATGCCTGATTGCCCGACCAGATCGATGGGATATCAACACCTTCGGAGATTACCTTTACATCAGCCTCTTCTTTTAGAGCCTGAAAGTCCTGAAGCAATGCCTTGCTGAAATAGAGATCGTTATCATGGGGATTCCTTCCGTCAGACCAGATTGCGTAAATATAAAGGCTGTCACTGCGTAGGATGTGGTATTCACCGATAAAATCGGCATGGCTGCGCGCCTCGGTATCAGAGATGCGTGTGCTCGGTAGGAATGTTGCTCCACCATCGGATGAATATCTGTGTCTTACAGAAAAATAACTATTTGCACTCGTGGGCCAGTCAAGTGTGTGATAATAAAAGACATGCAACCCGCCATATTTGTCAAAATGGGCATAACCCTTACATTGTCCTCCAGCAGTGATATCGTTGACAACAAACCTTGGACTCCAGGTTATTCCCCCATTCGTTGAGCGCATACCCATTATATCCCAGTTGCCATTCCTGCTATCTACCCAGGTCAAAAAAACAATATTCCCCCTGGCGGTGATTGAATTTATTGGAGCACGGTCACCGTAGCCAGTCTCATAATATGAATCAGAGAGATAGATTTCGGATGACCAGGTTTGACCATGGTCTGTTGATTTGCGGTAGTAGACATTTCCGCTTGGCCAGCTTGTTACTAAAGCAAGATGAAGATTTTCATTATCATCCATACAGAGTGCTGCAATACCGGTACGCGTCCAGATACGAGAGGAAGTAAATGTATTACCATAATCAGTTGACTTTGCAAACCATATTCCTGTGGTTCCTGAGACCTGTTGCCATACTATGTAGATCTCATTTCTATTCACAACCATCCAAGGTTTATCAACACCACTCGATGGTGTAACCCTTGTAGTGTCAACCCAGGTTAATCCGCCATTTTTGGAGAGATAGTGTTTTATATAAGTTGTTGAATACTGGATTATCATATGGACATACCCTGAATCATCAACACCCAGGACCGGGTCGGTATGCCAGATAATACCAGTGGAATTATCAGTAAATGGAATCTGGGTGAATGACTGACCTGCGTTAAAGGAATAGGCGTATGGTGCAATAGGGACGCTCCCTCTCTCTGCAGTATTACATATTGAAAATATTGAATCACCCCATACATCAAAACAGGATTCACCTTGATTCAACGTATCCCAGGGAACATCACTGCTCACAAGCACATTAGGACTCCAAGGTGGGTCTGCAAAAAGTAGCATGGAGGAAAGCCAAAATAGAATACCGAATATAGGGCGTGCCATCATTCCTCCTTTATAGTATTGGTTTTGATTATGGAGATATAATCAATCTTCGCATCAAAATTGCCAGGTGTGAGATTATCAATGAAGAAATAAAGTGTTGGAGTTTTACCTGGGGTGAGTGCGAATGGAAAATTACTGCTATAAAAGGGCTTTGCCTGTTTTAACGGAATTCTGATCTTCTGCCAATCGGGACTTGTAGAAACTATTATTTCTTGCCCCCAGTAAATCGGTGACCCCCTTTTTTTATAAAAATACTTTAGCCTTGTTTCTACTCCAGTTACCTTTATGCGCATCTCTATGATGTCATCTTCGGTTAGTTGTATACCATCATCAAGATAGAACCAGGCGCATGAAAATCCCTCAGCGCTGGGATTACCTTTTAACTGCAGATTTCCATCTTCTATCTGGATATCAACTGTGTATTCATAGAGTTGCTGGACTGAGAGATTATTGTTAACAAAATCTTCATGCCATAGAATCACATTAAATATAAGACTCCAAAATATCATAAGGACCTCCTCAATAATATTATCAAAAAATAGCAAGGTGTCAACATTACAATTCAAATCAGCATTTTTCCTTTTGTTGGATTATCATGCGCGCAAACAGGTGTTAGATTATAAGTAGTAGCCGCACCCTTCAGGGTGCGAAATACCCTAAGATTTAAAAACATTTATCCGCAGGCTAAAGCCTGCGCCTACCATTTTATCGGTTACCACCCAAGAATTTCAGGTTGACATTTTTTATTTATGCAAGGCGAAAGCCTTGCCCTACGAGAGGGCATCAATCAAAACCTTGTCCGACATTGAAATTATTTGATGCCTTTACCAATTTTGTCCATAGGTTTTATTGTCACTAAGTAAAACATTTTATAAAAATGCGGAGAGGATTCAGTGGGATTTCCTATTGACAGAGAAATCAGAAATTTTTATAATTGTAATGGGGTGGTCGGATAGCCGCCTTGTCCGAAAGGACAGGGAGGAAAGTCCGGGCTTCGCAGGGCAGGATGCTTCCTAACCGGAAGGGGTGGTCAAGGATAGGATGGACACTTGTTAGGTGTTCCACCTTCTTAGACCACTACGGAAAGTGCCACAGAAAACATACCGCCCGCCTTTCTCGGCGTGGTAAGGGTGAAAAGGTGGGGTAAGAGCCCACCGCCTCAGTGGTGACACTGGGGGCATGGCAAACCCCATCCGAAGCAAGACCAAACAGTCCTGTTTGGAGTGGCCCGCTCCGTCCATAAGGACGCAGGACAGGTAGGTCGCATGAGTCCGGTGGTGACATCGGACCTAGATAAATGGCTATCTATGCCCACTATCAACAGAGGTGGGCAAAAACAGAACCCGGCTTACGAACCACCCCCTTTTAGCCGTTGACCGAAGTTTGGTACACAGATATCATTAACTATGGAGTTATTCGTCGGCACTTCAGGCTGGTATTATGACTGGAATGAAGAATTGACCCTTGATTGGTATCTTAATAATTCTGGGCTCAACGCCATAGAATTGAATGCATCTTTTTATCGTTTTCCGTTTCCCAATCAGGTAAAATCCTGGGCAAAAAAAGGCAGCAAGTTACACTGGGCAGTGAAAGTGCATCGCCTCATCACCCATCAATATAAATTTTCCGACTTAGCCCTAAAGACCTGGCAACGGTTTTCGGTGTTATTTGCCCCGCTTGAGGAATATATTGATTACTATCTTTTCCAATTACCTCCAAGTTTGACGAGTAAATCAAGGGATAAGATTACATCCTTCCTTGAAAAAATAAGTATCAATCAGAAAATCGCTCTTGAATTCCGGCATGAGACATGGTTTAATGAAGAAAATCTCAAATGGGCAAAATCACTCGGGCTCACGATTGTATCAATTGATGCCCCGGAATTCACTCGTGCAATTTTTAAGACAACAAAAGATGTCTATCTGCGCATGCATGGCCGAACCAGCTGGTATTGCCACAATTATACAAAAGATGAGTTGAATGAGATAGCGCGTAAAATTTTACAGGCAAAAGCAGAGCGGATTTATGTTTTTTTCAACAACGACCACAATATGTTGAATAATGCCCGGGCGATGTTCGTCCTTCTTAAAAATTGGCTCAAGGGTATATAGGAATGCGGATGACAAACTCAGTGCCTTTGCTTAATTCCGACCGGACGGTAATTTTACCTTCGTGGAGGTCGATGACCTTTTTCACCAAAGCCAATCCCAGGCCGACGCCATCTTTTTTTGAAGAATAAAAAGGACTGAAGATATTCGGTATTTCTTCCTGAGGAATGCCACGACCTGTATCCATGATAGAGATGACCGCAAAGTTACCTTCTTTTTCGGTGGTAAGCTTCACTGTTCCTTCATCGGGTATTGCCTCAACGCTATTTTTTAGAATATTGATAATAGCACTGAGCAGCAACTCGTGATCGGCGTGGATCTTATCTTGATAATGGTATTCTTTCACAATCTTTATCTTTTCCGGGATATTTATCTTACGTATGCCTTCTTCCAAAAGATCGATGAGAAAGAATTCAGTTTTGAATAACTTTACCGGTCGTGAATATTCAAGTAAACTGGTTATCATATTTTCCATTATTTTACACTCTTTGATAATCTCCACAGGCTCTTTTTTGCCTTTTTCAATAAGCCGGGCGAGTCCTGAAATTGTTGCCAGAGAATTTCTAAATTCGTGGGCAATATAGGCGGATAGTTCCCGGAGCTCTTTTTCTTTTTCCTTTATTTTGCTGAAAAGTTCACCAAAAGTCATGGCGATAAAATCTTCTTTATCCATTTCAATACCATATCTCTGGGCTAAATTTGCTACATAACGCATGGGCAAGAAGAGGTTGCGGATGAGAAAGAATGCCAGAAAGGAGATAAGAACCAATGAGATTGTAATATATATTATATGCCAGCGAAAGATGCTGTCGATGGCAAGAAAGTCGGTACGATTGAAAAGATACAGGTAAAAATTGGGCTGGGGGTTATGATAAACAAAGTCATCTTCGATTTGCAAGAATTTTCCTGGTTCTGGTAATTTGATAAATTGTCTGGTATCCTCCCAGATGTT includes:
- a CDS encoding T9SS type A sorting domain-containing protein; the encoded protein is MARPIFGILFWLSSMLLFADPPWSPNVLVSSDVPWDTLNQGESCFDVWGDSIFSICNTAERGSVPIAPYAYSFNAGQSFTQIPFTDNSTGIIWHTDPVLGVDDSGYVHMIIQYSTTYIKHYLSKNGGLTWVDTTRVTPSSGVDKPWMVVNRNEIYIVWQQVSGTTGIWFAKSTDYGNTFTSSRIWTRTGIAALCMDDNENLHLALVTSWPSGNVYYRKSTDHGQTWSSEIYLSDSYYETGYGDRAPINSITARGNIVFLTWVDSRNGNWDIMGMRSTNGGITWSPRFVVNDITAGGQCKGYAHFDKYGGLHVFYYHTLDWPTSANSYFSVRHRYSSDGGATFLPSTRISDTEARSHADFIGEYHILRSDSLYIYAIWSDGRNPHDNDLYFSKALLQDFQALKEEADVKVISEGVDIPSIWSGNQALSFKSTKPLRVTLYNVCGRIVKDRRISPHEVFYPVANLPKGVYLLKIELKDKSIIKKIVRIK
- a CDS encoding DUF72 domain-containing protein, which encodes MELFVGTSGWYYDWNEELTLDWYLNNSGLNAIELNASFYRFPFPNQVKSWAKKGSKLHWAVKVHRLITHQYKFSDLALKTWQRFSVLFAPLEEYIDYYLFQLPPSLTSKSRDKITSFLEKISINQKIALEFRHETWFNEENLKWAKSLGLTIVSIDAPEFTRAIFKTTKDVYLRMHGRTSWYCHNYTKDELNEIARKILQAKAERIYVFFNNDHNMLNNARAMFVLLKNWLKGI
- a CDS encoding HAMP domain-containing sensor histidine kinase gives rise to the protein MVRKSSYPRDIAIVSVIFIFLIIFLALVNLYISIQLRKALVGYHEEQLYILARLCSNYLTHPEREDFFKKIGKSFNLERLILTDSLDNKIYDSAGLSRIPGNIWEDTRQFIKLPEPGKFLQIEDDFVYHNPQPNFYLYLFNRTDFLAIDSIFRWHIIYITISLVLISFLAFFLIRNLFLPMRYVANLAQRYGIEMDKEDFIAMTFGELFSKIKEKEKELRELSAYIAHEFRNSLATISGLARLIEKGKKEPVEIIKECKIMENMITSLLEYSRPVKLFKTEFFLIDLLEEGIRKINIPEKIKIVKEYHYQDKIHADHELLLSAIINILKNSVEAIPDEGTVKLTTEKEGNFAVISIMDTGRGIPQEEIPNIFSPFYSSKKDGVGLGLALVKKVIDLHEGKITVRSELSKGTEFVIRIPIYP